The proteins below are encoded in one region of Acidimicrobiales bacterium:
- a CDS encoding VCBS repeat-containing protein has translation MPTSIPPRRRLAVLLVPAVAAAGLVAGASPASAAPAQQWSVDLPSAVRESSPLVVDLDGGSPDVVFGAHDGKVYALHGDNGSPVGGWPRQTSHAVNSSPAAADTDRDGRPEIFVGSGVGSHGQCSGGALYSFDHDGNQRFRHQGADQDCGSQAVHSTPAVGDVNRDDTADVTVGTLGLTMPSLLHSGAMNPGWPYYTDDTVFSSPALADVNGDGQTDVVVGGDSSPGAPIDHRGGLVRAIGGAGNTLWEFRVNEMVRSSPSIGDIDGDGQVEIVFGTGDYWARQPGGATDSTKVFALNRDGTLKWVRDTGGYTMASPALADFDGDGVLDVGIGTFEGPNPGRVFALRGTNGSDLAGYPRASGGGVVLGGIVTADLNGDGAQDMIVPTGGGLFAYNGRNGAALWGVAQGTTAFQNSPTVTDVDGDGLLDIIAVGTRPSGAGVAYRWEVPAGDNARFGANGWHTFRRDERRTGSWTNPPLTQAGVNLCAAAGPGGYWLVARDGGVFAFCEARFFGSTGALRLNQPIVGMAGTPSGNGYWLVASDGGIFAFGDAVFRGSTGAIGLAQPIVGMARTPTGQGYWLVAADGGVFAFGDAVFRGSTGAIRLAQPIVGMAATPSGQGYWLVASDGGIFAFGDAVFRGSTGAIRLAQPIRSMAATPSGQGYWLVASDGGIFAFGDAVFRGSTGAIRLNQPVVGLSRTLSGSGYWLVATDGGIFSFGAPFFGSTGAIRLNQPIVNMAVPRGA, from the coding sequence GTGCCCACTTCGATCCCGCCCCGGCGTCGCCTTGCCGTCCTGCTCGTCCCCGCCGTCGCCGCCGCCGGCCTGGTCGCCGGCGCCTCACCCGCCTCGGCGGCGCCCGCCCAGCAGTGGTCGGTCGACCTGCCGTCCGCCGTGCGGGAGTCGTCGCCGCTGGTCGTCGACCTCGACGGTGGGAGCCCGGACGTCGTCTTCGGCGCCCACGACGGCAAGGTCTACGCCCTCCACGGCGACAACGGGTCGCCCGTCGGCGGCTGGCCCCGCCAGACGTCGCACGCCGTCAACTCGTCACCGGCGGCGGCGGACACCGACCGCGACGGCCGCCCGGAGATCTTCGTAGGTAGCGGCGTGGGCAGCCACGGCCAGTGCTCCGGCGGGGCCCTCTACTCGTTCGACCACGACGGGAACCAGCGCTTCCGCCACCAGGGCGCCGACCAGGACTGCGGCAGCCAGGCCGTCCACTCCACCCCCGCCGTGGGGGACGTGAACCGGGACGACACGGCCGACGTCACCGTCGGCACCCTGGGCCTCACCATGCCGTCGCTGTTGCACAGCGGGGCCATGAACCCGGGCTGGCCGTACTACACCGACGACACCGTCTTCTCGTCGCCCGCCCTGGCCGACGTGAACGGCGACGGCCAGACCGACGTCGTGGTGGGCGGCGACTCGAGCCCCGGCGCCCCCATCGACCACCGGGGCGGCCTGGTGCGGGCGATCGGCGGCGCCGGCAACACCCTGTGGGAGTTCCGGGTCAACGAGATGGTCCGGTCGTCACCCAGCATCGGCGACATCGACGGCGACGGTCAGGTCGAGATCGTCTTCGGCACCGGCGACTACTGGGCGCGCCAGCCCGGCGGCGCGACCGACTCGACGAAGGTCTTCGCCCTCAACCGCGACGGCACCCTCAAGTGGGTGCGCGACACCGGCGGGTACACGATGGCCTCGCCCGCCCTCGCCGACTTCGACGGCGACGGCGTCCTCGACGTGGGCATCGGCACCTTCGAGGGCCCCAACCCCGGCCGCGTGTTCGCCCTGCGGGGCACCAACGGGTCCGACCTGGCGGGTTACCCCCGGGCCTCCGGCGGCGGCGTGGTCCTCGGCGGCATCGTCACCGCCGACCTCAACGGGGACGGCGCGCAGGACATGATCGTGCCCACGGGCGGCGGTCTGTTCGCCTACAACGGCCGCAACGGGGCGGCCCTGTGGGGCGTGGCCCAGGGCACGACGGCGTTCCAGAACTCCCCCACCGTCACCGACGTCGACGGCGACGGCCTGCTCGACATCATCGCCGTGGGTACCCGCCCCAGCGGCGCCGGCGTCGCCTACCGGTGGGAGGTGCCGGCGGGTGACAACGCCAGGTTCGGTGCCAACGGGTGGCACACCTTCCGCCGCGACGAACGCCGCACCGGGTCGTGGACGAACCCGCCGCTCACCCAGGCGGGCGTGAACCTGTGCGCGGCAGCCGGGCCGGGTGGCTACTGGCTGGTGGCTCGGGACGGCGGCGTCTTCGCCTTCTGCGAGGCCCGGTTCTTCGGCTCCACCGGCGCGCTCCGCCTCAACCAGCCCATCGTGGGCATGGCGGGCACGCCGTCCGGCAACGGGTACTGGCTCGTCGCATCGGACGGGGGCATCTTCGCCTTCGGCGACGCCGTGTTCCGGGGCTCGACGGGCGCCATCGGCCTGGCCCAGCCCATCGTGGGGATGGCCCGCACGCCGACCGGCCAGGGCTACTGGCTGGTGGCGGCGGACGGGGGCGTGTTCGCCTTCGGCGACGCCGTGTTCCGGGGCTCGACGGGGGCCATCCGCCTGGCCCAGCCCATCGTCGGCATGGCGGCCACGCCGAGCGGCCAGGGCTACTGGCTGGTGGCCTCCGACGGTGGGATCTTCGCCTTCGGGGACGCGGTGTTCCGGGGCTCGACCGGCGCCATCCGCCTGGCCCAGCCCATCCGCTCCATGGCGGCGACGCCGAGCGGCCAGGGCTACTGGCTGGTGGCCTCCGACGGTGGGATCTTCGCCTTCGGAGACGCCGTGTTCCGGGGCTCGACCGGCGCCATCCGGCTCAACCAGCCGGTGGTCGGCCTGTCCCGAACCCTCAGCGGCTCCGGCTACTGGCTGGTGGCGACCGACGGTGGGATCTTCTCGTTCGGAGCGCCGTTCTTCGGCTCCACGGGTGCGATCCGCCTCAACCAGCCCATCGTGAACATGGCCGTACCCCGGGGCGCCTGA
- a CDS encoding glycosyltransferase family 4 protein produces the protein MKVAFVVPRYGTEVLGGAEYGARMLAERLVSQLGWQVEALTTCAADSRTWADEYPPGDADLNGVRVRRFRSAAGRAAGFESFSARVLPAPENASPADQRRWIDLQGPVAPDLVAAAADGGADVVVFYPYLYWPTVRGVPAVGRRAVMHPAAHDEAPLRLPLFRDVFAGVGGLVFQTYGERRLVEERFPVAATPQVVMGLGVEPGAGTPEAARRALGLGDEPYLLCLGRVDDGKGTGVLARFFAALKARRPGPLKLVLAGPVVHPVAPHPDIVAAGPVPEEVKWGALRGAVALVSPSPFEAFSIVVVEAWTAGIPVLVNGFCAATAEHVARSGGGLAFTGYGQFEVAVSRLVADAGLAAQLARRGAAHVERHFAWPWIMERYGGFLERAAERAAR, from the coding sequence GTGAAGGTCGCGTTCGTGGTGCCGCGCTACGGCACCGAGGTCCTGGGCGGTGCCGAGTACGGCGCCCGGATGCTGGCCGAGCGGCTGGTGTCCCAGCTGGGCTGGCAGGTCGAGGCGCTCACCACGTGCGCGGCGGACTCCCGCACGTGGGCCGACGAGTACCCGCCCGGCGACGCCGACCTCAACGGCGTGCGGGTCCGCCGCTTCCGCTCGGCCGCCGGGCGGGCCGCCGGCTTCGAGTCCTTCTCGGCCCGCGTCCTGCCGGCCCCGGAGAACGCGTCGCCCGCCGACCAGCGGCGCTGGATCGACCTCCAGGGACCGGTGGCTCCCGACCTGGTCGCGGCGGCGGCCGACGGCGGCGCCGACGTCGTCGTCTTCTACCCCTACCTCTACTGGCCGACGGTGCGCGGCGTTCCCGCCGTGGGGCGACGGGCCGTGATGCACCCGGCCGCCCACGACGAGGCGCCGTTGCGCCTCCCGTTGTTCCGCGACGTGTTCGCCGGCGTCGGCGGGCTGGTGTTCCAGACCTACGGGGAGCGCCGGCTGGTGGAGGAGCGGTTCCCGGTGGCGGCGACGCCCCAGGTGGTGATGGGCCTGGGCGTGGAACCGGGCGCGGGCACGCCCGAGGCGGCCCGGCGGGCGCTGGGTCTGGGCGACGAGCCCTACCTGCTTTGCCTGGGGCGGGTGGACGACGGCAAGGGGACGGGCGTCCTGGCCCGGTTCTTCGCCGCCCTGAAGGCGCGCCGCCCGGGCCCCCTGAAGCTGGTGCTGGCGGGGCCGGTCGTCCACCCGGTGGCTCCCCACCCCGACATCGTGGCCGCCGGGCCCGTTCCCGAGGAGGTGAAGTGGGGCGCCCTGCGGGGCGCGGTGGCCCTCGTCTCCCCCTCGCCGTTCGAGGCGTTCTCCATCGTGGTGGTCGAGGCGTGGACGGCCGGGATCCCGGTGCTCGTGAACGGGTTCTGCGCTGCCACCGCCGAGCACGTCGCCCGGTCGGGCGGTGGCCTGGCGTTCACCGGGTACGGCCAGTTCGAGGTCGCCGTCTCGCGGCTCGTCGCCGACGCCGGCCTGGCCGCGCAGCTCGCCCGCCGGGGCGCCGCCCACGTCGAACGCCACTTCGCCTGGCCGTGGATCATGGAGCGCTACGGGGGCTTCCTCGAGCGGGCGGCGGAGCGGGCCGCCCGCTGA